The sequence below is a genomic window from Novosphingobium aureum.
CGTATAGCTGTCGACGAGGCCCGGCAGGTGCTCGGAGAGCAGCTTGCGCACCTCGCGCGCGGCAGGGCCGCTTTCATCGACGCTCGCGAGCTGCGGCGAGAGCTGCTCGAGGCGCACGCCGATCATGTCGATGGCATCGATCGCAGCGTTGGGCAGCGCGCGGCGCTTGGATTCGAGCCACAGTTCGGTCGACCCTGCCAGTTCGGCAAGGCTCGCATCGTGCAGGTCGCCCTGGCGCGGACGCGGCACCGAAGGATAGATCGAGAGCACCATGAACACGAGAAAGCCAAGCAACATGGTCAGCAGCCAGGTGCCGTCCGACAGACCGCCCAGGACGATCCCCGCCCCGACCGAAGCGATGACGATGGCGCAGAGCGCGAGAAACGCGCGGCGCAACCGGCGCATCCGGTAGGCCCAGCGCTCCTTGCGCGCATTGTATAGCCGCGCCGCACGTTGCCGGCGCGCGGCCCTCACGATCTCGCTCGAAACCCGCCGCGCGGGAACCTGTGCCATCTCGCCTCAGTCCCTCATTCGCTGCCGAGCGAGGTGAGCAGGTCCTTGGCGGCAGCGCTGTCGCCCTGCGCAAGCCCCTCGCTCTGCCCCTGCGCGCGGGCGATATAGGCCTTCGACTTGTCGATCTCGCCCTCGAGCGAGTCGACCGTCTGCTTCATCGAGTCGAGCGCCTTGAGCTTGAAGGTGTCGATCGAATCCATCGTGTCGTAGATATTCTGGAAGGCGCGGCTGAGCGTCTCGAGCGGGATCGTCGCGCTCGAGGCCTGCTCATGGATGCGCGCCGAGTTGTCCTTCATCATCTGGCCGGTGCCCTCGATGATGTTGGCGGTCGTGGTGTTGAGCGCGGTGATCTGGTCGAGCACGAGGCGCTGGTTGGCCATGGCCTGCGCGACCGTTACCGCAGTGCGCAGCGCGCCCACGGTCGTGGTCGAGGCGCGGTCGACACCCTTGATCAGCTCGACGTTGTTCTTCTTGACGAGATCGAGCGCGAGGTAGCCCTGCACCGAGACCGCCATCTGCGTGAGCAGGTCCTGCGTACGCTGGCGCACGTAAAACAGCGCGCTCTCGCGCACCGCCTTGGCCTTGGCCGGATCGGTGTGGTCGAGATCGGCCGCCTTTTCTTCCAGCGCGCTGTCGAGCGCCTTGGACATCCAGATCATCTGCTCGAGCTTGCCGAGCGAGGCCCACAGGTTCTGCCGCTCGACGTCGATCGCGGCATTGTCCATCAGCAGCTCGTCCTTGCCGTTCTGCAAACGGGTGAGGATCGCCGAAATGTGGCCCTGCGCGCTCTGGTAGCCTTCGAAGTAATTGCGAAGTTTCGAGCCGAAGGGAATGATTCCAAAGAGTTTGCGCTTCGAGAGCAGGTCACCCTTGGTCGAGGGATCGAGGTCCTCGACGGTGCGGCGCAGCTCGGCAAGGTCGGCGCCGACACCGCTATCCTTGTCCATCGCGCGGATCGGGCGATCAAGGAAGCGGTTGGAGTGTCCCGAGACCTCGGCGATCTCCTTGCGCCCCATGTTGGTAATCTGGTCGACCCGGCGACCGAATTCGGGAGAATTGGAGTCCTGACCGACAAGATCGGTGACGAATTCGTCGACGCGAACCTGCAGCTTGGACTTCTTCTCCTCGTCGACCGGAACTAGTCCGGCAGCCTTTTCAGGCTGAACGGTCGGCACGGGATCGGGCGGAGTGAGCTTCAACTCTTCCGCCTCGGCCAGGTCGGTCGCAACAGCCATGGATAGTGTCCTCGTCCTCAGTAAAACCCGTCAAAACAGGAACAATCTAGGTTTCGCGGCGGGCCACTACAAGCAAAACCGGACCGCCTATGCCCGAGCGCTCGACGAAGGGCCGACCGGGCTCGATGGATGGTTCGACACCGAGCCCTGCAACAAGGCGATGCCGTCACATCCCCGACACCTTGCGTATACATTCTCCATAGGAAGCGACGCCCCGTAAACACGGGACAACAGCCGTTTGCACCCCGCTCGGCGCACCTGCGGGCCAATTTGGCTTGCTAGGCACGGTGTACTTCCCCTAAACGGACCCGCCTCGCACAGGGTCGATGGGCTGACGGCGGGCGGAGAACACAACGCAGTCCCGCACCCGCCGGTTGCATCGTCGATGGCCGGGCATGGTATTTTCAAAGAGATTGGTACGAACGTCGCATGAGTTGGCTGAGCAAGGTCCGCAATTCGGTTTTTAGCCTGAAGAAGCGTGACACCCCCGACAACCTCTGGATCAAGTGCCCGAGCTGCAGCGAGATGCTGTTCGCCCAGGAGTTCGAGGCCAACCTCTCGGTGTGCCCGCGTTGCGACTATCATGGCCGCCTGACCGCGCCGAGCCGCTTCGAGGCGCTCCTCGATGAAGGGTTTTCGGTGCTCGCGACCCCCGAGGTCGTGGAAAACCCGCTGAACTTTCGCGACACGAAGAAGTATACGGATCGCCTCAAGGCTGCCCGCGCCGCCAACCCCTTCCCCGACGCGCTGACCAATGCGCTGGGCAAGATCGACGGCCACAAGGCAGTGCTCGGCGTCCAGGACTTCAAGTTCATGGGCGGCTCGATGGGCATGGCGGTCGGCGCGGCCTTCGTCGCCGGTGTCGAGCGCGCCATCGCCGAAAAGTGCGCCTACGTCATCTGCACCGCGGCTGGCGGCGCGCGCATGCAGGAGGGTATCCTCTCGCTCATGCAGATGCCCAAGACCACGGTTGCCACGCGCCGCCTCGCCGCGGCCGGACTGCCCTACATCGTCGTCCTGACCGATCCCACCACCGGCGGCGTGACCGCGAGCTATGCCATGCTCGGCGACGTCCAGATCGCCGAACCGGGTGCTCTCGTCGGCTTTGCCGGCCAGCGCGTGATCCAGGACACCATCCGCGAAAAACTTCCCGACGGCTTCCAGCGCGCGGAATACCTGTACGACCATGGCATGGTCGACATGGTCGTTCACCGCAAGGACCTCAAGGCCACGCTGGCCACGCTGCTCGGATACCTTGAACGAAAGGAAGCCCAGTGAATATCGATAGCGCCCTTGTCCGCGAGCTCGCAGAGCTGCTGGCGGAAACCGGCCTCTCGGAAATCGAGGTCGAGGACGGTGATCGCAAGATCCGCGTCTGCCGCCAGATGATCCAGCAGATGACCGCGAGCCTGCCCGCCGCCGCACCGATGGCGGCGCCCGCCGCTGCCCCGGCAGCCGCCCCCGCTCCGGCCGCCGAAGCGAGCGCGCCCGAAGTTCCGGTCGATGCCGTGAAGTCGCCGATGGTCGGCACCGCCTACCTCGCCCCCGAGCCGGGTGCGGCCAACTTCATCGCGGTCGGTAAGAGCGTGAACGAAGGCGACACGCTGCTGATCGTCGAGGCAATGAAGGTGATGAACCCGATCACCGCGCCCAAGTCGGGCACGGTCAAGGCCATCCTCATCGAGAACCAGCAGCCGATCGAATTCGATCAGCCGCTCGTCGTGATCGGCTGAGGACGGACGTTTCCATGGGTATTTCCCGCCTTCTGATTGCCAACCGCGGCGAGATCGCGCTGCGCATCCACCGTGCCGCGCACGAGATGGGCATCGAGACCGTCGCGGTCCACTCGACCGCCGATGCCGATGCGATGCACGTGCGCCTCGCCGACCATGCGGTCTGCATCGGCCCGCCTTCGGCCAAGGACAGCTACCTCAACGTAGCCGCGATCATCGCTGCCGCCGAGATCACCGACGCCGACGCGATCCACCCGGGCTATGGCTTCCTCTCCGAAAACGCGCGCTTCGCCGAGATCGTCGAGAGCCACGGCATCAAGTGGGTCGGCCCCAAGCCCGAGCACATCCGCACGATGGGCGACAAGGTCGCGGCCAAGCGTACCGCGGGTGAACTGGGCCTGCCGCTGGTTCCAGGGTCGGACGGCGCGATCGAGGACTTCGAGGAAGCCAGCGTGCTGGCCGAACAGATCGGCTATCCCGTGATCATCAAGGCCGCTTCGGGCGGCGGTGGTCGCGGCATGAAGGTGGTCAACACCGCCGAGGAGCTCCAGAGCCAGATGGGCCAGGCCCGTTCGGAGGCAGCCGCTGCCTTCGGCGATGCCACCGTCTACATGGAAAAGTACCTCGGCAACCCGCGCCATATCGAGTTCCAGGTCTTCGGCGATGGTGAAGGCAATGCCGTTCATCTTGGCGAGCGCGACTGCTCGCTCCAGCGCCGCCACCAGAAGGTCCTCGAGGAAGCCCCCTCGCCCGTCATCACGCCCGAAGAGCGCGACCGCATGGGCGGCATCGTCTCGAAGGCGATGGCCGACATGGGCTATCGCGGCGCCGGCACCATCGAGTTCCTCTGGGAAAACGGCGAGTTCTACTTCATCGAGATGAACACCCGTCTCCAGGTGGAGCACCCGGTCACCGAGGCCATCACCGGCGTCGACCTCGTGCGCGAACAGATTCGCATTGCCGACGGCAAGCCGCTCTCGTTCAAGCAGGAAGAGATCGAGTTCAAGGGTCACGCCATCGAGTGCCGCATCAACGCGGAAGATCCCTGGAACTTCACCCCCTCGCCGGGCGCGGTCACCAGCTACCACGCGGCTGGCGGCATGAACGTGCGCGTCGATAGCGGGCTCTATGCCGGCTACCGCATTCCGCCCTACTACGATTCGATGATCGGCAAGCTGATCGTCTCGGGCCGTACCCGCGCAGGCGCGATCATGCGCCTCAAGCGCGCGCTGGGCGAAATGGTGATCGACGGCGTCAAGACCTCGATCCCGCTGCACCAGGCGCTGGTCGAGGATGCCGAGTTCAACGAAGGCGCCTACACCATCAAGTGGCTCGAGGAATGGCTGGCCAAGCGCGCAGCAGCCGGCACCACGGACTGAGGCCCGGGAAGACAGACCTATGAAATCCTACCTCGACTTCGAAAAGCCGATAGCAGAACTCGATGCCCGCATCGAGGAACTGCGCAAGACGGCCGACGGCTCGGACCTCGACATCGAGACCGAGATCGCCAAGCTCTCCGACAAGAGCCAGGCGATGCTCGCCTCGAGCTACTCCAAGTTGACGCCTTGGCAGAAGACGCAGGTCGCCCGCCACCCGCTGCGCCCGCACTTCGTCGACTACGTGAAGCTCGCCTTCACCGACTTCGTGCCGCTCGGCGGCGATCGTCTCTATGGCGAGGATTCGGCGATCCAGGGCGGCTTTGCCCGTCTGGGTGACCGACGCGTCATGCTGATCGGCCACGAGAAGGGCAACGACACCGCCACGCGCATCAAGCACAACTTCGGCATGGCCAAGCCCGAGGGCTACCGCAAGGCGATCCGCCTGATGGAAATGGCCTCGCGGTTCGGCCTGCCGGTTGTCACCCTCGTCGACACCGCGGGCGCGTTCCCGGGGATCGAGGCCGAGGAGCGCGGCCAGGCCGAGGCCATCGCCCGCTCGACCGAGGCCTGCCTCGCGCTCGGCGTGCCGATGGTGGCAGCGATCGTGGGCGAAGGCGGTTCGGGCGGGGCAATCGCCATTGCCGCTGCCAACAAGGTGCTCATGCTCGAGCATTCGGTCTATTCGGTGATCTCGCCCGAGGGTGCCTCCTCGATCCTGTGGCGCACCCCCGAGAAGGCTGCCGATGCGGCGACCGCGATGAAGGTCACCGCACAGGACCTGCACGAGCTCAACGTGATCGACGGCATCGTCGCCGAACCGCTCGGCGGCGCGCACCGCGACCCCGAGGCGACCGCAGCAGCCCTCGCTCGCGCGATCGGCCGCGAACTCGACGCGCTGCGCCCGCTCAGCTCTGCCGCGCTCGTGCGCCAACGTGAGGACCGCTTCCTCGCCATCGGCTCGCTCTAAGCGAAGAAAACTAGCTCCCGGGCGCGCCTACAGCGCCCGGGACGCGACCTCCAGCGCCCCCATCGGTCCGGCATCCTCACCCAGCACAGGCGGGACGATGATCCGCGCCAGCGCCTCGTCCGTGCAGTCGGGCAGGTAACCAGCGAGCATTTCGGGAACCCGCTCTCGCGCCATCGCCAGGAGATGCGGCTGGCGAGCGCTCACCCCTCCCCCGACGACGATCCGCTGCGGCGAAAGCGTCAGCAGGAGGTGCGCGAACAGCTGCGCCAGATCTTGCGCGACCGGCTCCCAGCGCGGATCGTCAGCCGCCACTTCGCCCGGATGGCAACCCAGCCTTGCCGCGAGCGCGGGCCCGCTCACCAGACCCTCGATACAGTCGCCATGAAAGCGGCAGGCCCCACCGAAGCCGTCACCCGGCGCGCGGCGCAGGCGCAAATGACCGATCTCTGGATGCATCAGTCCGTGGGCCGGATGCCCCTCGACGAGCACGCCGCCGCCCAGCCCGGTACCGATGGTGATGTAGACCAGCGAACTACAGCCGCGCGCTGCACCGAGCCGATACTCGGCAAGCGCGGCAGCGTTGACGTCAGTATCGAGTGCGATGGGACATGACAGGCCAGCGGCGAACAGATCGAATACCGCTGCCCCTGCCCACCCGGGCTTGGGCGTATCGAGCATCCTGCCGTGATCTGGTGCGGCGCGCGCAACGCGGATCGGGCCGAAGCTCGCGATCCCCAGCGCATCGATCGGCGAGCGTTCCTGCCAGCGCTGGATGACTTCGAGCGCACCGCCGAGCGTTTCATCGGGCGACGTCGTTTCCAGCGTGATCCGCTCGTCT
It includes:
- the accD gene encoding acetyl-CoA carboxylase, carboxyltransferase subunit beta, which produces MSWLSKVRNSVFSLKKRDTPDNLWIKCPSCSEMLFAQEFEANLSVCPRCDYHGRLTAPSRFEALLDEGFSVLATPEVVENPLNFRDTKKYTDRLKAARAANPFPDALTNALGKIDGHKAVLGVQDFKFMGGSMGMAVGAAFVAGVERAIAEKCAYVICTAAGGARMQEGILSLMQMPKTTVATRRLAAAGLPYIVVLTDPTTGGVTASYAMLGDVQIAEPGALVGFAGQRVIQDTIREKLPDGFQRAEYLYDHGMVDMVVHRKDLKATLATLLGYLERKEAQ
- a CDS encoding toxic anion resistance protein gives rise to the protein MAVATDLAEAEELKLTPPDPVPTVQPEKAAGLVPVDEEKKSKLQVRVDEFVTDLVGQDSNSPEFGRRVDQITNMGRKEIAEVSGHSNRFLDRPIRAMDKDSGVGADLAELRRTVEDLDPSTKGDLLSKRKLFGIIPFGSKLRNYFEGYQSAQGHISAILTRLQNGKDELLMDNAAIDVERQNLWASLGKLEQMIWMSKALDSALEEKAADLDHTDPAKAKAVRESALFYVRQRTQDLLTQMAVSVQGYLALDLVKKNNVELIKGVDRASTTTVGALRTAVTVAQAMANQRLVLDQITALNTTTANIIEGTGQMMKDNSARIHEQASSATIPLETLSRAFQNIYDTMDSIDTFKLKALDSMKQTVDSLEGEIDKSKAYIARAQGQSEGLAQGDSAAAKDLLTSLGSE
- the accB gene encoding acetyl-CoA carboxylase biotin carboxyl carrier protein, producing MNIDSALVRELAELLAETGLSEIEVEDGDRKIRVCRQMIQQMTASLPAAAPMAAPAAAPAAAPAPAAEASAPEVPVDAVKSPMVGTAYLAPEPGAANFIAVGKSVNEGDTLLIVEAMKVMNPITAPKSGTVKAILIENQQPIEFDQPLVVIG
- a CDS encoding ROK family protein, with amino-acid sequence MHRLAGVELGGTKTVVVLGRPGRIDERITLETTSPDETLGGALEVIQRWQERSPIDALGIASFGPIRVARAAPDHGRMLDTPKPGWAGAAVFDLFAAGLSCPIALDTDVNAAALAEYRLGAARGCSSLVYITIGTGLGGGVLVEGHPAHGLMHPEIGHLRLRRAPGDGFGGACRFHGDCIEGLVSGPALAARLGCHPGEVAADDPRWEPVAQDLAQLFAHLLLTLSPQRIVVGGGVSARQPHLLAMARERVPEMLAGYLPDCTDEALARIIVPPVLGEDAGPMGALEVASRAL
- the accC gene encoding acetyl-CoA carboxylase biotin carboxylase subunit, with the protein product MGISRLLIANRGEIALRIHRAAHEMGIETVAVHSTADADAMHVRLADHAVCIGPPSAKDSYLNVAAIIAAAEITDADAIHPGYGFLSENARFAEIVESHGIKWVGPKPEHIRTMGDKVAAKRTAGELGLPLVPGSDGAIEDFEEASVLAEQIGYPVIIKAASGGGGRGMKVVNTAEELQSQMGQARSEAAAAFGDATVYMEKYLGNPRHIEFQVFGDGEGNAVHLGERDCSLQRRHQKVLEEAPSPVITPEERDRMGGIVSKAMADMGYRGAGTIEFLWENGEFYFIEMNTRLQVEHPVTEAITGVDLVREQIRIADGKPLSFKQEEIEFKGHAIECRINAEDPWNFTPSPGAVTSYHAAGGMNVRVDSGLYAGYRIPPYYDSMIGKLIVSGRTRAGAIMRLKRALGEMVIDGVKTSIPLHQALVEDAEFNEGAYTIKWLEEWLAKRAAAGTTD
- a CDS encoding acetyl-CoA carboxylase carboxyltransferase subunit alpha; the protein is MKSYLDFEKPIAELDARIEELRKTADGSDLDIETEIAKLSDKSQAMLASSYSKLTPWQKTQVARHPLRPHFVDYVKLAFTDFVPLGGDRLYGEDSAIQGGFARLGDRRVMLIGHEKGNDTATRIKHNFGMAKPEGYRKAIRLMEMASRFGLPVVTLVDTAGAFPGIEAEERGQAEAIARSTEACLALGVPMVAAIVGEGGSGGAIAIAAANKVLMLEHSVYSVISPEGASSILWRTPEKAADAATAMKVTAQDLHELNVIDGIVAEPLGGAHRDPEATAAALARAIGRELDALRPLSSAALVRQREDRFLAIGSL